Below is a genomic region from Miniphocaeibacter halophilus.
TACATGTTATATATGGTCCTAAAGTTGAAAAAATTGCAAATGCCGTAAAAGAAGTTTTAAAGAATGGTTAATTATCTTATAAAAAGCTTTTGTCTATTTTGACAAAAGCTTTTTATAAGATAATTCTATAATTATTTGAACAATTGTAATTATACCAATTCTAGAATTAACATCGATATTTTTATAAGATATATTTTTATCATTGCTAAATATTGCAATATTAGCATAAGGGATAAGATTACTATGATGATTTCTTGTAATTAATATAATTTTAGATTTATTATTTATAGAAGTTTTAACAATATCTTCATAGATTGAATTATTTAAATTGGCAGATATTATTAAAATTGTAGATTTTTCATCAAGTGACGAACTTATACTTTTCATAAGAATTGGTTTATTAATAAATACACATCTGCGATCTAAAGAATTTAATACTGTATATAGGTACTTTGCAGGAATTTCACTTAGACTATGTCCAAAAATATATAATGGGTCATTATTGCTAATTAAATCAACAGCAGATAATATTTTATCAAGCTCAATATTTTTAACAAAATTATTATACATATAGATATTATGAGACATAAAATCATTAAAAATATTGGTGTTAGTAGTACTTTCATTTTTTAAAATATATTTTAATTCACTAAAACCATCAAGTTTTATTTTTTTACAAAAACGAACTATTGTAGATTTAGAAGTAAATAGTATATTTGATAAATCTTCTATATTCATATTAGAAACAAGATTTATATTATTATTTATGAAATTTAAAATTTCAAAATCAATATCCGAGAAATTTGATGTATCTATATCTGATAAAAAAGATTTCAAAAAAATTCACCTCTGTTATTTAAATAATATGAAAAAATAATATGTACAATAAAAAACATAGGTAGTCGTGTACTAAACTCTGCGTCATCATTTTTTCGTGTATTTCCAAAAAATCTAAAGTTAATATCTGCAGTATCTGCTATTTGATTTTTTATAGAAGGTGTAATAGCGATTATAGTAGCATTATTTAAATTAGCAATGTTTACTATCTTTATCATGGGTGCAAATTTACCGCTTGAACTAATAGCTATTAGAATATCATCTTTTGTTAATGTTTTAGACATTTTTAAGCCTAAATAATTCGTTTCATAACGATAAACTTTCTGTCTTCCAACTGAAAGTAATAAATATTCTATATAATCTAATACCTGACCAGAAAGACCTGAACCATATAGGTGAATACTTTTTGTACTATTAATCTCACAGATGGTTTGTTTTATATCATTTTCTTTTATTAATAGTGCAGTATTCTCTATGTCTTTAGAAAGGTTTTTAATAATAGTTTCAGGTTGAATATATGAATCTAAATTATCATACTTAAAAGTTTTTTGTCTTTTTAATACATATTTTAATTCAGAGAAACCACTTAGATTTAATTTTTTACAAAAACGAATAATAGTAGCTGTTGAAGTATTCATTTTTATGGAAAAATCTTTAATACTCATTTGAGCTACTATTTCTGAATTATTGTAAATAAAATTTAATATATCAGCTTCCTTTTTTGTTAAATTTTTTAAAATTTGATTGTCTAAAAATTCAGAAATCATATGGTAACCTCTTTTTTCTTATGATAATGTTTATTATATTATATATTTTTATATAAACCTAATTATGTTTTCTGTTATAAATATAATAGTAGGAATTATTAATATGATTATTATTGGTTTTAGCACTTGCTTTATGTTTAATAAACCATATTTATATTTAATAACTGTATAAACTAAACTTAAAATTATAAAGTCTAGGAAAACAGATTCAATATGGGTGAGGGAATTTCCACTAAGTTCAAAAACAGTATGTTTCCCAGCTGAAATTATTGGTTCAAATTGACTATAGGGAATAGTAAGTCCAATAATAGATTGAATTAAATGCAAGCCTATAATTATTAATGCTGTAACAATTAAACTATCAAAAACTACCTTTCTTTCAAGTTCATCATATTCTTTTTTTGAAACTCTATAGAGAGCCTTAATAATGTTGGCAATCGCATAAATAGAATAAAATGCTAAAAATATAAATATAATATTTAAAAAATAAATTTCATATAAACCTCCTAAAGTTTAATTGATTATAATGAAGGAGGAAAAGAGGCTATTGTTAAAATTATTGTTACTGTCAATATAATTAGAATAGGGTCCCAAAATTGTCTTTTAGCAATAAGACCATATTTAAATCTCTTAATATTATAAATAAATCCAATTAATATACAATCAAAAAAAAGTGAATGTATATTGATGTTGTTATTAATAGCTGAATCTGTTATAGGTGTAATAATTGGTCTATATTTTACAGAATAAAAGCTAAAAATTAATTGAATAAAATGTAAAATAACAATAAGTATCATACTAATTGCTAGACTGTCCTTAATGGTTTTTATTTCTAATTCATCATAACTTTTTTTATAGGTTTTAAAAATGGTTTTAATAATAACTCCTATGCCATAAAGTGAATAGATACAAAGAAACCAAAAAGCTACTAAAACAAATATAATAAATATCATATTAATCCTCCTCAACTAATTCAAATATTTCTTCCACCGGTAAATTAAAATATTTGGCTATTTTTAATGTTAATTCTAAACTAGGGTTGTATTTCATATTTTCAATAGCCGTCATTGTTTGCCTGGAAACACCTAATGCAGCAGCCATATCCAATTGAACTATTCCACGTTTTTCTCTAATTTCCTTTATTTTGTTGTTTACTTTCATAATTACACTCCATATGTAAAGATATCTTTACATATAGTATACTAATTTAATTTTGAAATGTAAAGACTTCTTTACATATTTTTAAAATAATGTTTTTTATTTTGTATTAAATTAGTATAAAATATTTGAGTTTTCAGAGTTCATAAGAAAAAAACAGAAGTAAATATTGGGGAAAATATTTATTAATTATATGGAAATATGAATAAATAGCAGTTTGTAGATGTTTTTGTAAATAAATGGGTACATAATTAATGAAGGAAAATTATATTAATTTTTAAAGGAGTTGAGCTTATGTATAAAAGAATTTTAGTTCCAATTGATGGTTCAGAACATTCATTAAGGGCATTAGAGGTTGCAAAAGAAATAGGGGAAAAATTTGAATCTGAAATATATATTTATTCTGTTGTACAGGAAATTAGTGCAATAGATCCTATTACAACTTCTTATATGATTACTAATCGAGTTCCACAAGGTGCAGTTGATGTTACAAAAAAAATTTTAGAAGATGCAAAGACAAAAATCGAAAACTATAAAAATGAAGTACATACAGATTATGAAATAGGAAGACCACCAGAGCTGATTTTAAGATATGCTGACAATAAGAATGTAGATTTAATTGTAATGTCCAATAGGGGATTAGGAGCTTTTTCTAGAACTTTTTTAGGAAGTGTTTCAAATAAGGTTTTAAATTCTACAGATAAATCAGTATTGTTAGTTAAATAGGAAAAAGAGATTGTGTTAAATTTTAGCACAGTCTCTTTTTTTATTTAGAAATTATTTTTTTATAGTCTTGTCTACTAGACGAAGAAAGGCTCTTATTGCTGTTTCTAACTTATCATCTGGTGTATTTTCTTCTTTTGTATGGGAAAGTCCTTTTTCGGACATAGCAAACATCATTACTGTTGGAATTATTTTAGCTACTTCTATTGCATCATGTAGTGGTCCGGAAGACATAGTTGTGGCTTCTCCTGTTTCTTCTTTGACAGACTCCTTACATAATTCAATTAACTCTTCATCAAATATTTTTGGTGCAATGGAATGAATATTTCTCCAATGGGATTTTACATTATTTTTCTTGGAAATTTTTTCTACAATATCTTTTGCTTCTTCAAAAATGATTTTCAAATTATTTTTATCTATTGTCCTTTGGTCTAGTGAAATAGTACATTTTCCGGGAACAATTGTTGTAACATGAGGTTCTACTGTAACTTCTCCAACAGTACAAACAGCATTGTATTTTAAAGCTATTTTTCTAAATTCCAATGCTGATTCAGCTGCAGCTAAAAAGGCATCTTGTCTTAATTCTGTAGGGAAGGAACCGGCATGGGATTTTTGTCCTATAAAGTCAATATAGTGTCTTTCAACGCCGGCTATTCCATAAACACAGGCTACATCTTTATTAGAATTTTCTAAAATTGGTCCTTGCTCAATATGAAGTTCCAGATAGACTTTTATATTTTTTTCTTTAAGCTCATTATAGGCATTAAGCATATTTTCCGGTTCAACCTTGTATTTTCTTAATGCATCGGAATATTTTATTCCGTTAATATCTACAAGGTCTTTTATTTTATCTACATCTAAACTACCGTTTGCTGCAGCTGAACCTAAACAGCTACGGCCATATCTTGCACCTTCTTCATCGGCCCAGTCTACGATATAAATGGTCTTTTTAGGTTTTCTTTTGTCTTCTGTATAACGTCTTATGATTTCAATGCCAACAACAACACCTAAAGCGCCATCTAGCCAGCCACCGTTAGGAACAGAGTCTATATGACTTCCTATAGCAATTGAGTCGGAAGATTCCCCTTGTATTTTCGCCCAAACATTACCGGCAGAATCCCTAGTTACTTCTGCACCATATTGTTCAACTTTTTCTTTAAACCAGTTTCTAGCTTTTTGCCAGGTTGGTGTCCAAGCAACACGTTGTGCTCCATTTTCTGTAGATGTTAAATTTCTTAATTCCTTTAAATCGGAAACAACTCTTTTAGCACTTTCTTTTAAATTATGGGTCATTTAAGCCTCCTAAGTATTTTGTGTTTTTATAAAATGATTATATACTAAATTAAAAGAACAATTCAAAAATATAATTTAATAAATTTATCATTTACTATGATATTACTTTTTTTTACTATATAATAATTAGGTGGAAAAAATAAAATGAATGGAGGTGTTTAAAATGTTTTTAAACAAAAAGAAAAAAATAATAATGGAAAGTAAAAAGGATATTGAAAAGTTACTACATGATGCTGCAATGGAAGACCATAATTCACTTATGGAAAAAATAGGAACAACAAATTATGGATTAAGTGAAGAACAAATTATTGAAAACAGAGAAAAATTTGGAAATAATAAGGTTACCGAACATAAGAAAGATTCAGTTTTCAAAAAATTATGGGATTCTTTTATTAATCCTTTTAGTGGGATTTTAATTTTCTTGGCAATAATTTCAATTTATACCGATATTATTCTACCTGATCCGGAAGATAAAAATGCGATTTCTGTAATAATTATTACAGCAATGGTATTTATTAGTGGAATGATTCGATTTGTTCAAGAAATTCGCTCAGGAAATGCAGCTGACAGCTTATTGAATTTAATAAAAACCAAATGTACAGTTATTAGAGAAAACGAACAACGAGAAATCTTATTGGAAGATTTAGTCGTTGGAGATATTGTACGTTTATCTGCAGGAGATATGATTCCTGCTGACATAAGACTAATACAAACTAAAGATTTATTTATTAGCCAGTCATCTTTAACTGGTGAAAATGAACCGGTAGAAAAAACCTATAAGAAAGCTGAAACTGAAGATTCTTTAACTAATTATAAAAGCTTAGCTTTTTTAGGAAGCAATGTTATTAGTGGTTCAGCCTTTGGTTTAGTTGTAGCAACAGGGGATAATACACTTTTTGGTATGATGGCTAAGGATATACAAAAAGAACCTGTTGTAACTACCTTTGAAAAAGGTGTTAACCAAGTTTCTTGGGTGTTAATACGTTTTATGTTAATAATGGTACCTATTGTTTTTGTAATTAATGGTATAACAAAAGGACATTGGATTCATGCCTTTACATTTGCAATTTCCATAGGAGTTGGACTAACTCCGGAAATGTTACCTATGATTGTAACAACTTGTCTTGCAAAAGGTGCTGTTGCAATGTCAAAGGAAAAAACAATAGTCAAGAATTTAAATTCAATACAAAATTTTGGCTCTATAGATATTCTATGTACCGATAAAACCGGAACTATAACTCAAGACAAAGTAATACTTGAATATCATTTAGATGTAGATGGCAATGATAATAGTAGGGTTTTAAGACATGCCTATTTAAATAGTCATTTTCAAACAGGTTTAAAAAACCTGATGGATATAGCTATTATTGAGTCAACAAATGAAGAAAAGGTAGATGATCCGTCTTTAAGAGGGTTAGATGAATTTTACAAGAAAATAGATGAAGTACCTTTTGACTTCAATAGAAGAAGAATGAGTGTAGTAGTTGAGGACAAAAACGGCAAGACTCAAATGATTACTAAAGGTGCAGTTGAGGAAATGCTTTCAATTTGTTCCTTTGTTGAGTTTGAAGGCAGTGTAATAGAATTAACTGACAATATTAAGGAAAAAGTTCTGAATAAAGTAACAGAATTAAATGATGACGGTATGAGAGTTATAGCCATAGCTCAAAAAACCAATCCTTCACCAGTTGGAGAATTTTCTGTAAAGGATGAAAAGGATATGGTTTTAATTGGTTACCTTGCCTTCCTAGATCCACCAAAGGAGTCTACAATAGATGCAATAGTAGCTTTAGCAGAATATGGGGTAAGGGTAAAGGTATTAACTGGCGATAATGAACATGTTACAAGATCAATTTGTAAAATGGTAGGCTTAGAAGTAAATAATCTTTTAACCGGTTCAGATATAGAAAATATGTCAGAGGAAGAATTAAAAAAGGTTGTTGAAACCACCACTGTTTTTGCTAAAGTATCTCCTTCTCAAAAGGCTCATATTGTAGAACTCTTAAGAGAAAATGGACATTCTGTAGGTTTTATGGGAGATGGAATAAACGATGCAGCAGCTATGAAGGCGGCAGATGTAGGAATATCTGTTGACACTGCTGTAGATATTGCAAAAGAATCAGCTGATGTTATTTTACTTGAAAAAGATTTAATGGTATTGGAAAAAGGTATTATAGAAGGCAGAAAAACTTATGCTAATATGATTAAATATATAAAAATGACAGCGAGTTCAAACTTTGGTAATGTATTTTCTGTTTTAATTGCAAGTGCCTTTATACCATATAATCCTATGACAAGTATTCAGTTAATATTTTTAAATTTAATATACGATATTTCCTGTACGGCTATACCATGGGATAATGTAGATAAGGAATTCATTAAAGAACCTAAAAAATGGGATGCTTCCGGAATAGTAAGTTTTATGTTGTGGCTAGGACCAACTAGTTCTATTTTTGATATAGCAACCTATTTAATTTCATATTTTTTAATTTGCCCTATATTTGTTCCAGGTGCAGAAGGAAGACTATTTAATGCAATACCTCAATCAGAGGAATTAGTTAGAGATACTTATATGATGATGGCACAATCAATTTGGTTTGTTGAGTCCATGTGGACACAATCCCTGGTAATCCATATGATTAGAACACCAAAAATACCATTTATACAAAGTCATGCATCCTTTGCAGTTACATCCTTATCTTTATCAGGAATAGTAATTGCAACTATGATTCCATTTACGCCATTTGGAGGATTAATAGATCTTTATCCATTTCCTTTAAAATATTTTTATATATTAGCAGTAACAGTAGTTTTATATATGATATTAACTACTGTGGTCAAGGATATATATATAAAAAGGTATGGAAAATTACTGTAAACAAAAAAGCTAGTTTATTTAAAACTAGCTTTTTTTAATCATATCATGACCACATTTTTTACAATGTACTTTAATTTTTCCCTTTCCCTTAGGAACTCTTAAAGTTGTTTTACAATTTTCACATTTAAAAAATTTATATTCTTTTCTTTGTTTAAAAATCATTTTCAATTTACTAAATCTACCGGTAAATTTATTTTTAAGTCTTAGAAAGTCTTGGTTTTCAATACTTCTTTTAGCAATATTTTTTGAAAAAACTATATAGTTAGAATAAACAATTAATAAAAAACCAAACCAAAAGAGAATTTGTCTTACAATATTATCAAAAAAGAAACTTGCTATAATAGCAATTAATGACAATACGGACAAAAATCTTGAAAAAGCATTTGGACCATTTCTACCAGACATGAATTTATACATTTTTTCTTTCATTTAAATCCCTTCCTAACATTAGAATGTTATAATATATTATATAATATTTACCTAAAACTAATCTTAAAATAACAATAATTATTCTATTTAATATATTTTTCATATATTTCTAAAATTTTATTTGCAAAAGTAGTAGAAGAAAAATTTTCGTTTACACTAATTACTGCATTTTCAACAAAATTTTTATATAGTCCATTATTATTTAAAATAAGCTTTAGCTTTTCACTAAATTCATCAAAACTATTGTATCTAAATCCATTATAGTTATTTATTACTGTTTGTTCCAAACATTCATCATCCCTGCAAAGAATTGGTGTTCCATTGGCAAGGGATTCGATATAAGTTAAGCCCTGAGTTTCACTAGTAGAGGCAGAAACAAACAAGTCAGCCATTTGGTAATAAATATTTAACTCATCATTAGGTATTAAACCTGTAAAAGTTATTTTATTATTTAAATTATAATCTTTAATTAAATTTGCTAAAGTATTTTTATAAGGTCCATCTCCAACAATAAGAAGATGTATATTTTTGAATTTCATTTTAGTTAAATAGTTTATTAACTCTTCAATATTTTTTTCCTTACCAATTCTTCCTACAGAAATTAGGATTTTAGATTTTAAAGGTAGGTTTAATTCTTCTTTTAGAAGCTCTAATTCCTCTTTAGGATACTTAATACTGAATTTATCCATGGATAAACCGGTAGGAACAATATAGATATTTTCATCTATTCCATATTTTTTTAAAACTTTATATGTTTTTAAAGTAGGAACTACCATACAAGTAGATTTATGATAAATTCTTTTAGTAAATTTTTTCGCCAAATATTTTCCTATTCTTTCACTAGGTGAAAAATAATGGGTATATTCTTCGTAAAGGGTATGATAGGTGTGTATAATTGGAATATCCAACTTGTTTGCAATTTTTCTTGCTATGGAAAAAGTTGTAAATTCACTTTGAGTATGAATAATATCAGGTTTCCATGTAAGAATTGAATCTATTAAAGGATTCGTATAAGATAAAGAAAACCTTGCATCTGGATAAATTTTTGAAATATCATAAGAACCTAAATATACTACATTACTATCATAATCTATATAGGAATGACGATTAGAAGAAAGGGTTAAGATTTTTACATCATGTCCCATTGAGATAAGCTCTCTTCTAAGATTTTTAATTGAAGTTATTACTCCGTTTACAATAACAGAGTAAGCATCGGTGGCTAATAAAATTTTCATAATTACCTCTAATTGTATAACTACACTAACTAATATTATAGCATATTTGTATTTAAGCATAATTAAAACTTTATAAAATTATCTCCTATAGTTGACAAATAGGCAAAGTTAGGATATACTTATTCGGTGTTAAAAATGACTTCTCCAGTCCTTTTTAACAATATTCACAAAAATCGCCAGTGGCCAGGGGTGCGATTCATAAATGCTTGGTGGGAGAACAATCGCTTTTTAGCAGCGATGTCTAAATAGCTAAAAATATTGTAAAAAGGAAAGGAAAGGAAAAAATGAAAAGCTATGTTGCTAAAACAGGAGATATCCAAAGAAAATGGTATGTAGTTGACGCTACAGACAAAGTACTTGGAAGACTTGCAAGTGAAATTGCAGCTGTTTTAAGAGGAAAAAACAAGCCTATATTTACACCAAATATAGACACAGGAGATTACGTAATAGTAATCAATGCTGACAAAGTTAGAGTTACAGGAAATAAGGAAGGTCAAAAATTATATAGACATCATACTGGTTTTCCAGGTGGTCTAAAATCTATTTCTTATGAAGAGTTAATGGCAAAAAAACCGGAAAAGGCAATTGAAATTGCTGTAAAGGGTATGCTTCCACATAATAAATTAGGTAGAGCTATGTATAAAAAATTAAAAGTTTATGCTGGTCCA
It encodes:
- a CDS encoding MurR/RpiR family transcriptional regulator, giving the protein MKSFLSDIDTSNFSDIDFEILNFINNNINLVSNMNIEDLSNILFTSKSTIVRFCKKIKLDGFSELKYILKNESTTNTNIFNDFMSHNIYMYNNFVKNIELDKILSAVDLISNNDPLYIFGHSLSEIPAKYLYTVLNSLDRRCVFINKPILMKSISSSLDEKSTILIISANLNNSIYEDIVKTSINNKSKIILITRNHHSNLIPYANIAIFSNDKNISYKNIDVNSRIGIITIVQIIIELSYKKLLSK
- a CDS encoding MurR/RpiR family transcriptional regulator, which translates into the protein MISEFLDNQILKNLTKKEADILNFIYNNSEIVAQMSIKDFSIKMNTSTATIIRFCKKLNLSGFSELKYVLKRQKTFKYDNLDSYIQPETIIKNLSKDIENTALLIKENDIKQTICEINSTKSIHLYGSGLSGQVLDYIEYLLLSVGRQKVYRYETNYLGLKMSKTLTKDDILIAISSSGKFAPMIKIVNIANLNNATIIAITPSIKNQIADTADINFRFFGNTRKNDDAEFSTRLPMFFIVHIIFSYYLNNRGEFF
- a CDS encoding helix-turn-helix transcriptional regulator, with the translated sequence MKVNNKIKEIREKRGIVQLDMAAALGVSRQTMTAIENMKYNPSLELTLKIAKYFNLPVEEIFELVEED
- a CDS encoding universal stress protein; its protein translation is MYKRILVPIDGSEHSLRALEVAKEIGEKFESEIYIYSVVQEISAIDPITTSYMITNRVPQGAVDVTKKILEDAKTKIENYKNEVHTDYEIGRPPELILRYADNKNVDLIVMSNRGLGAFSRTFLGSVSNKVLNSTDKSVLLVK
- a CDS encoding Zn-dependent hydrolase; translated protein: MTHNLKESAKRVVSDLKELRNLTSTENGAQRVAWTPTWQKARNWFKEKVEQYGAEVTRDSAGNVWAKIQGESSDSIAIGSHIDSVPNGGWLDGALGVVVGIEIIRRYTEDKRKPKKTIYIVDWADEEGARYGRSCLGSAAANGSLDVDKIKDLVDINGIKYSDALRKYKVEPENMLNAYNELKEKNIKVYLELHIEQGPILENSNKDVACVYGIAGVERHYIDFIGQKSHAGSFPTELRQDAFLAAAESALEFRKIALKYNAVCTVGEVTVEPHVTTIVPGKCTISLDQRTIDKNNLKIIFEEAKDIVEKISKKNNVKSHWRNIHSIAPKIFDEELIELCKESVKEETGEATTMSSGPLHDAIEVAKIIPTVMMFAMSEKGLSHTKEENTPDDKLETAIRAFLRLVDKTIKK
- the mgtA gene encoding magnesium-translocating P-type ATPase; protein product: MFLNKKKKIIMESKKDIEKLLHDAAMEDHNSLMEKIGTTNYGLSEEQIIENREKFGNNKVTEHKKDSVFKKLWDSFINPFSGILIFLAIISIYTDIILPDPEDKNAISVIIITAMVFISGMIRFVQEIRSGNAADSLLNLIKTKCTVIRENEQREILLEDLVVGDIVRLSAGDMIPADIRLIQTKDLFISQSSLTGENEPVEKTYKKAETEDSLTNYKSLAFLGSNVISGSAFGLVVATGDNTLFGMMAKDIQKEPVVTTFEKGVNQVSWVLIRFMLIMVPIVFVINGITKGHWIHAFTFAISIGVGLTPEMLPMIVTTCLAKGAVAMSKEKTIVKNLNSIQNFGSIDILCTDKTGTITQDKVILEYHLDVDGNDNSRVLRHAYLNSHFQTGLKNLMDIAIIESTNEEKVDDPSLRGLDEFYKKIDEVPFDFNRRRMSVVVEDKNGKTQMITKGAVEEMLSICSFVEFEGSVIELTDNIKEKVLNKVTELNDDGMRVIAIAQKTNPSPVGEFSVKDEKDMVLIGYLAFLDPPKESTIDAIVALAEYGVRVKVLTGDNEHVTRSICKMVGLEVNNLLTGSDIENMSEEELKKVVETTTVFAKVSPSQKAHIVELLRENGHSVGFMGDGINDAAAMKAADVGISVDTAVDIAKESADVILLEKDLMVLEKGIIEGRKTYANMIKYIKMTASSNFGNVFSVLIASAFIPYNPMTSIQLIFLNLIYDISCTAIPWDNVDKEFIKEPKKWDASGIVSFMLWLGPTSSIFDIATYLISYFLICPIFVPGAEGRLFNAIPQSEELVRDTYMMMAQSIWFVESMWTQSLVIHMIRTPKIPFIQSHASFAVTSLSLSGIVIATMIPFTPFGGLIDLYPFPLKYFYILAVTVVLYMILTTVVKDIYIKRYGKLL
- a CDS encoding glycosyltransferase produces the protein MKILLATDAYSVIVNGVITSIKNLRRELISMGHDVKILTLSSNRHSYIDYDSNVVYLGSYDISKIYPDARFSLSYTNPLIDSILTWKPDIIHTQSEFTTFSIARKIANKLDIPIIHTYHTLYEEYTHYFSPSERIGKYLAKKFTKRIYHKSTCMVVPTLKTYKVLKKYGIDENIYIVPTGLSMDKFSIKYPKEELELLKEELNLPLKSKILISVGRIGKEKNIEELINYLTKMKFKNIHLLIVGDGPYKNTLANLIKDYNLNNKITFTGLIPNDELNIYYQMADLFVSASTSETQGLTYIESLANGTPILCRDDECLEQTVINNYNGFRYNSFDEFSEKLKLILNNNGLYKNFVENAVISVNENFSSTTFANKILEIYEKYIK
- the rplM gene encoding 50S ribosomal protein L13, whose protein sequence is MKSYVAKTGDIQRKWYVVDATDKVLGRLASEIAAVLRGKNKPIFTPNIDTGDYVIVINADKVRVTGNKEGQKLYRHHTGFPGGLKSISYEELMAKKPEKAIEIAVKGMLPHNKLGRAMYKKLKVYAGPDHNHEAQQPEVLDI